From Haliotis asinina isolate JCU_RB_2024 chromosome 8, JCU_Hal_asi_v2, whole genome shotgun sequence, a single genomic window includes:
- the LOC137294670 gene encoding lysosomal proton-coupled steroid conjugate and bile acid symporter SLC46A3-like, with amino-acid sequence MAVIRCCRRQFDLSLITVEPVLFFYMIGIFLSIPTFQAFVYDKVCTDKYNETFCSRLRNKTFQEDHKTEADYVQSETSYWILKKTVVERVPACFIVLFFLGSWGDKVGRKLPVIIPSVGATLSYIVYMILSIYPSSKVEYVMVPAALNGLSGSFTALLMSVYSYVAHIADPNNRTVRIGIVEAVIFFAGTIGVFISGVMLDNTSFTFVFAFISGCSFLGLVYAVIRLENLKSNTTRRLEGESFCKYWFLGSLKESGRCMKKKREGKRTLYIVLLIVNFNLFVIGTVSEADILLLFTRLAPLSWSQTMLGYYQGLETFARSLMLVTVLPLCRRFRNTTVGFWGLISKVIGLVVLGFSKRTWQVFLVTLLSMFQGFPAAVSRSLLSSMVSQAEQGRLFGLLAAMDSIAVVVASMIFNQLYPATLDFFPGLSFVVAAGLCAIAAAIMLWLHFDMRGQVLVLTQNVTGATDDKNKGDIQVEAHM; translated from the exons ATGGCTGTTATTAGATGTTGCCGACGGCAGTTCGACTTGAGTCTCATAACAGTCGAGCCGGTCCTATTTTTTTACATGATCGGGATCTTCCTGTCAATCCCAACCTTCCAAGCCTTTGTGTATGACAAGGTGTGCACTGACAAGTACAACGAGACTTTCTGCAGTAGGCTGCGCAATAAAACATTCCAAGAGGACCACAAAACAGAAGCCGATTATGTGCAGTCTGAGACGTCCTACTGGATCTTAAAGAAAACTGTCGTAGAACGCGTCCCGGCATGTTTTATTGTACTGTTTTTCCTCGgatcctggggtgacaaagtggGTCGGAAACTACCTGTGATTATACCCAGTGTAGGGGCTACCTTGTCTTACATTGTGTATATGATTCTGTCCATTTATCCTTCAAGTAAAGTGgaatatgtgatggttcctgctGCGTTAAATGGTCTGTCTGGGAGTTTCACTGCCCTGCTGATGTCTGTGTACAGTTACGTGGCGCACATTGCTGATCCAAACAATAGAACTGTGCGAATAGGAATCGTGGAGGCTGTTATCTTCTTCGCAGGAACAATAGGAGTCTTCATATCAGGAGTCATGTTGGACAACACAAGCTTCACATTCGTCTTTGCCTTCATAAGTGGATGTTCCTTCTTAGGCCTGGTATATGCTGTCATACGTTTAGAGAACCTGAAGTCCAACACAACAAGACGGCTCGAGGGTGAAAGTTTCTGCAAGTATTGGTTTCTTGGGTCTCTCAAGGAGTCTGGTCGTTGTATGAAGAAGAAGAGAGAAGGGAAGAGAACTCTCTATATCGTCTTATTGATTGTGAACTTCAACCTCTTTGTTATcggaacagtga GTGAAGCAGACATCCTTCTCCTCTTCACAAGACTAGCTCCACTCAGCTGGTCACAGACAATGTTGGGTTACTATCAGGGTCTGGAGACCTTCGCTCGTAGTTTAATGCTGGTCACAGTTCTGCCTCTGTGTAGGAGATTCCGGAATACAACTGTAGGATTCTGGGGCTTGATATCTAAAGTCATCGGCCTGGTGGTACTTGGATTCAGTAAACGAACATGGCAGGTCTTCCTAG tgacacTGCTTTCCATGTTTCAAGGCTTTCCAGCAGCTGTTTCACGGTCACTCTTGTCCAGTATGGTCAGTCAGGCTGAACAGG GGCGCTTGTTTGGACTCCTAGCCGCAATGGACAGCATTGCTGTAGTGGTGGCATCCATGATCTTCAACCAGCTCTACCCAGCAACTCTTGATTTCTTCCCTGGCCTCAGCTTTGTAGTGGCTGCTGGTCTGTGTGCCATTGCTGCAGCCATTATGCT GTGGCTTCATTTTGATATGAGGGGACAGGTATTGGTActtacacaaaatgtgacagGTGCCACAGATGACAAAAACAAAG GGGACATTCAAGTGGAGGcacacatgtaa
- the LOC137293981 gene encoding vitelline envelope sperm lysin receptor-like yields MAVSALVFAGLVASIVAELPTGYILTVQPNCGSDSSSEASIAILADFDITAKAVCDNGEFSFERRDPVHYNLNLVYPGSTSQDKCIFKRKPNSEKFEVTISVSFGKSSETIHRKGETYTVTCPNSNDDGGSSQGSNQESSQGSNDRLTAAEEIQPGKRNKSKITLHMTDVMGTDLSEQNVHLKSMVLLTATSDGAEHELGIKPVTCNAVSLATRKSYTILKAGCGDGQVLPKTRGFVTLGLVTRSPYFEVFSIDGEEEMKFECNFTICARKCDGSSCTTSRNRRGTFFGEYFADYQSNVVASSAIVPRIPIIAVSRPEQASLGRVILERHVDRGRGRFWVAVLILGSLAFLSVILTITICIFTPHKTARPKSVPPVD; encoded by the exons ATGGCTGTTTCGGCTCTCGTCTTTGCTGGTTTGGTG GCTTCGATTGTTGCAGAACTTCCCACTGGGTACATCTTAACAG TGCAACCCAACTGCGGTAGTGACAGTAGCAGCGAAGCCTCCATCGCCATCCTCGCCGACTTTGACATCACTGCTAAAGCAGTGTGTGACAACGGAGAGTTCAGCTTCGAACGTAGAGACCCAGTCCACTACAATCTGAATTTGGTCTACCCAGGATCAACGAGCCAAGACAAGTGCATATTTAAG AGAAAACCGAACTCCGAAAAGTTTGAGGTAACCATTTCGGTGTCCTTCGGGAAGTCGAGTGAGACAATTCACAGAAAGGGAGAGACGTACACAGTCACCTGTCCTAACAGCAACGACGACGGGGGCTCCAGTCAGGGGTCAAACCAGGAGTCCAGCCAGGGCTCCAACGATAG GTTGACGGCAGCCGAGGAAATTCAGCCCggaaaaagaaacaaatctAAGATTACCTTGCATATGACTGACGTAATGGGAACAGACTTGAGTGAACAGAATGTACACCTGAAGAGTATGGTGCTGCTGACGGCGACCAGTGATG GTGCTGAACACGAACTTGGCATCAAGCCTGTCACCTGTAATGCCGTCTCTCTCGCCACCAGGAAAAGCTACACCATCCTGAAAGCTGG ATGCGGTGACGGACAGGTGTTGCCCAAGACCAGAGGATTTGTGACATTAGGCCTCGTCACCCGAAGCCCTTACTTTGAGGTTTTCAGTATTGATGGAGAGGAAGAAATGAAATTTGAATGCAATTTTACCATTTGTGCTCGCAAGTGTGACGGG AGTTCGTGTACGACCAGTAGGAACAGAAGAGGGACTTTCTTTGGCGAATATT TTGCAGACTATCAGAGTAACGTTGTAGCATCCTCTGCTATCGTTCCACGCATCCCTATAATCGCGGTCAGTCGTCCAGAGCAAGCCTCACTGGGCCGGGTGATCCTGGAGCGACATGTTGACCGCGGTCGAGGACGTTTCTGGGTTGCTGTCTTAATTCTGGGATCTCTCGCTTTCCTGTCGGTCATCCTAACTATCaccatatgtatatttactcCACACAAAACAGCAAGACCGAAATCAGTGCCGCCTGTTGATTAA